In Portunus trituberculatus isolate SZX2019 chromosome 46, ASM1759143v1, whole genome shotgun sequence, a single window of DNA contains:
- the LOC123519926 gene encoding zinc finger MYND domain-containing protein 10-like isoform X1: MTSTNKNILHPFEIERSIGSLQCIVLEDILSDRWVDSCGHLIQLGMQAALEAKRGGHEQVQHTLTLCHKELEVVWHLLTAETWRLHLLPLLLDHSHDRIPISSLPFIMVLHSEVAALGLIENLVFHEESAAALEGLVLDVIDYSVRQLVRLATHAHTHPNQPLYSPDESYHSIFSFKRDTDDRGEHSKKVTANDHGEKKEDDSQKTLKCFENPDGNEPNIHQEVSREERRAGLVLGAKAVAILHLLAGCQKHLPLCATTRLMNTHDVPQLLATLLYIQPWKAYHKDVMHIFEDSEWQERTPKAPPLSCTECQMWATLQTLLFDSDSIRMYEINTARRNVLLKLRGHLDEAALSQVPSLEHIARWLATLAISAPQLSHPPPLITTLPQLSEGVSGTWDGRWEELSLQLASSFLKPTTKCLQALASTMAAAWDLDALEELLPHPPMCTSCGGPASQRCSRCHNQWYCNRKCQVKDWPQHKKVCDLLVTCHSKTDNAQGHSASSQK, encoded by the exons GTGGGTGGACTCCTGTGGCCACTTGATTCAGCTTGGGATGCAAGCAGCATTGGAAGCAAAACGTGGAGGCCATGAACAAGTTCAGCACACTCTCACTCTTTGCCATAAA GAACTAGAAGTAGTATGGCACCTGCTAACTGCTGAAACCTGGAGActacacctcctccctctcctacttGATCACAGTCATGACAGAAttcccatctcttcccttcctttcataatGGTG TTGCATTCAGAAGTAGCAGCACTTGGCCTGATAGAAAATCTAGTTTTCCATGAAGAATCTGCTGCAGCGTTGGAAGGACTTGTTCTTGATGTAATAGACTACAGTGTAAGGCAACTGGTCCGGCTTGCCACTCATGCCCACACTCATCCAAACCAGCCACTCTACAGTCCTGATGAGAGTTaccattccattttttcctttaaaagAGACA CAGATGACAGAGGTGAGCACAGCAAGAAAGTAACGGCTAATGATCatggtgaaaaaaaggaggatgactcCCAGAAGACCTTAAAGTGTTTTGAAAATCCAGATGGAAATGAACCAAATATACATCAGGAAGTGAGCCGGGAGGAGCGAAGGGCAGGACTGGTGCTAGGGGCAAAAGCAGTGGCTATACTGCATCTCTTGGCTGGATGCCAAAAGCACCTTCCTCTCTGTGCCACCACACGCTTGATGAATACTCATGATGTGCCACAACTTCTGGCAACATTGCTATATATACAGCCATGGAAAGCATACCACAAAGATGTTATGCATATATTTGAAGATAGTGAGTGGCAGGAAAGAACTCCAAAGGCTCCACCACTTTCTTGTACTGAATGTCAAATGTGGGCCACACTTCAGACATTGCTTTTTGATTCTGACTCTATCAGGATGTACGAAATCAATACTGCACGAAGAAATGTGCTCTTGAAATTACGTGGCCATCTAGATGAAGCAGCATTATCCCAGGTCCCCTCCTTGGAACACATTGCACGGTGGCTTGCCACTCTTGCCATCAGTGCCCCACAACtgtcacacccaccaccactgatcACTACTCTCCCACAA CTAAGTGAAGGTGTATCAGGTACATGGGATGGCCGTTGGGAAGAGTTGTCACTGCAATTAGCCTCAAGCTTTCTTAAACCCACAACAAAGTGCCTCCAGGCACTGGCATCCACCATGGCAGCTGCCTGGGACTTGGATGCCCTTGAGGAGCTACTACCTCATCCACCCATGTGTACATCTTGTGGTGGTCCCGCAAGCCAGAGGTGCTCTCGATGCCACAACCAGTGGTATTGCAACAG gAAGTGTCAAGTCAAAGACTGGCCTCAGCACAAAAAAGTGTGTGACCTTTTAGTAACTTGCCACAGTAAAACTGACAATGCACAGGGACACTCTGCCTCCTCACAGAAGTAa
- the LOC123519926 gene encoding zinc finger MYND domain-containing protein 10-like isoform X2, whose protein sequence is MTSTNKNILHPFEIERSIGSLQCIVLEDILSDRWVDSCGHLIQLGMQAALEAKRGGHEQVQHTLTLCHKELEVVWHLLTAETWRLHLLPLLLDHSHDRIPISSLPFIMVLHSEVAALGLIENLVFHEESAAALEGLVLDVIDYSVRQLVRLATHAHTHPNQPLYSPDESYHSIFSFKRDNDRGEHSKKVTANDHGEKKEDDSQKTLKCFENPDGNEPNIHQEVSREERRAGLVLGAKAVAILHLLAGCQKHLPLCATTRLMNTHDVPQLLATLLYIQPWKAYHKDVMHIFEDSEWQERTPKAPPLSCTECQMWATLQTLLFDSDSIRMYEINTARRNVLLKLRGHLDEAALSQVPSLEHIARWLATLAISAPQLSHPPPLITTLPQLSEGVSGTWDGRWEELSLQLASSFLKPTTKCLQALASTMAAAWDLDALEELLPHPPMCTSCGGPASQRCSRCHNQWYCNRKCQVKDWPQHKKVCDLLVTCHSKTDNAQGHSASSQK, encoded by the exons GTGGGTGGACTCCTGTGGCCACTTGATTCAGCTTGGGATGCAAGCAGCATTGGAAGCAAAACGTGGAGGCCATGAACAAGTTCAGCACACTCTCACTCTTTGCCATAAA GAACTAGAAGTAGTATGGCACCTGCTAACTGCTGAAACCTGGAGActacacctcctccctctcctacttGATCACAGTCATGACAGAAttcccatctcttcccttcctttcataatGGTG TTGCATTCAGAAGTAGCAGCACTTGGCCTGATAGAAAATCTAGTTTTCCATGAAGAATCTGCTGCAGCGTTGGAAGGACTTGTTCTTGATGTAATAGACTACAGTGTAAGGCAACTGGTCCGGCTTGCCACTCATGCCCACACTCATCCAAACCAGCCACTCTACAGTCCTGATGAGAGTTaccattccattttttcctttaaaagAGACA ATGACAGAGGTGAGCACAGCAAGAAAGTAACGGCTAATGATCatggtgaaaaaaaggaggatgactcCCAGAAGACCTTAAAGTGTTTTGAAAATCCAGATGGAAATGAACCAAATATACATCAGGAAGTGAGCCGGGAGGAGCGAAGGGCAGGACTGGTGCTAGGGGCAAAAGCAGTGGCTATACTGCATCTCTTGGCTGGATGCCAAAAGCACCTTCCTCTCTGTGCCACCACACGCTTGATGAATACTCATGATGTGCCACAACTTCTGGCAACATTGCTATATATACAGCCATGGAAAGCATACCACAAAGATGTTATGCATATATTTGAAGATAGTGAGTGGCAGGAAAGAACTCCAAAGGCTCCACCACTTTCTTGTACTGAATGTCAAATGTGGGCCACACTTCAGACATTGCTTTTTGATTCTGACTCTATCAGGATGTACGAAATCAATACTGCACGAAGAAATGTGCTCTTGAAATTACGTGGCCATCTAGATGAAGCAGCATTATCCCAGGTCCCCTCCTTGGAACACATTGCACGGTGGCTTGCCACTCTTGCCATCAGTGCCCCACAACtgtcacacccaccaccactgatcACTACTCTCCCACAA CTAAGTGAAGGTGTATCAGGTACATGGGATGGCCGTTGGGAAGAGTTGTCACTGCAATTAGCCTCAAGCTTTCTTAAACCCACAACAAAGTGCCTCCAGGCACTGGCATCCACCATGGCAGCTGCCTGGGACTTGGATGCCCTTGAGGAGCTACTACCTCATCCACCCATGTGTACATCTTGTGGTGGTCCCGCAAGCCAGAGGTGCTCTCGATGCCACAACCAGTGGTATTGCAACAG gAAGTGTCAAGTCAAAGACTGGCCTCAGCACAAAAAAGTGTGTGACCTTTTAGTAACTTGCCACAGTAAAACTGACAATGCACAGGGACACTCTGCCTCCTCACAGAAGTAa
- the LOC123519927 gene encoding actin-related protein 2/3 complex subunit 5-C-like, with protein sequence MAKNTLSSEFRNIDVDQYNEDNYKDDDGEPQSPPIGVEEATVVSSINSGNHADALKLLLTNAPVASKGKNEQAKDMALNLVLKVLLSVNKSQMDQIIASLDKTQLDVLMKYIYRGFERPSEGSSAILLIWHEKVYNVGGVGCIVRVLTDRKRV encoded by the exons ATGGCCAAAAACACCTTAAGTTCAGAGTTTCGTAATATTGATGTGGACCAGTACAATGAAGATAATTAtaaggatgatgatggagagCCTCAAAGCCCCCCAATTGGAGTAGAAGAAGCCACAGTTGTTTCCAGCATTAATTCAG GTAACCATGCTGATGCCCTGAAGCTCTTACTTACAAATGCTCCTGTGGCTTccaaaggaaagaatgaacaaGCTAAGGATATGGCACTAAACCTAGTTTTGAAG GTGCTTCTGTCAGTCAACAAATCACAGATGGATCAGATAATTGCATCACTCGACAAGACACAGCTGGATGTGCTCATGAAATACATTTACCGAGGGTTTGAAAGGCCATCAGAAGGGTCATCAGCCATTTTACTCATATGGCATGAAAAAGTGTAcaatgttggtggtgttgggtgtATTGTAAGGGTGCTCACTGATCGAAAAAGAGTCTGA